A single window of Leishmania braziliensis MHOM/BR/75/M2904 complete genome, chromosome 27 DNA harbors:
- a CDS encoding putative glutaredoxin-like protein, with product MSTTVPELIRQNKVVVFSWVHCPFCTRAKSILTSATKDVRVYECDQMANGEDLRHQILKAYKHETVPAIFINGEFVGGCSELEAMQKSGDLAKRLA from the coding sequence ATGTCCACCACTGTCCCTGAGCTCATTAGGCAGAACAAAGTCGTCGTGTTCTCTTGGGTGCACTGTCCCTTCTGCACTCGTGCCAAGTCGATCCTCACGTCGGCGACGAAGGATGTAAGAGTGTATGAGTGTGACCAGATGGCGAACGGCGAGGATCTTCGCCATCAAATTCTGAAGGCATATAAACACGAGACAGTCCCGGCGATTTTCATCAACGGGGAGTTCGttggcggctgcagcgaATTGGAGGCCATGCAGAAGAGTGGCGACCTTGCCAAAAGGCTTGCGTAA